A single genomic interval of Exiguobacterium sp. BMC-KP harbors:
- a CDS encoding ROK family transcriptional regulator, which translates to MAKETPRNSKWMRSYNRALVLRLIRMHQPISRVELAQRTNLTKPTVSNIVSELIAEQLVTERELGVSNGGRKPIMLELVATEQYVIGIDATSHQFIGVVADLSGNTIYESEAVGRFETNEELIEAIGLLCETLIAQTQGRGTIHGIGISVHGMVNPETGVILFAPRFHLHDVELKVHLEARFDYPVFIENDVRALASFELLFGEGVGVEQFFYLYAGEGIGGAYVLDGQLVDGQHHITGEVGHMRLDLDGPICSCGNRGCLEALAGEKSLLRDYAVVDPQVVTLADLRKRLNERHEQAVRAYERAGEYIGIGVLNTIHLLNPRRILLGGPMFELAPNIVDQIKERVEHTALTAASRETDVKMVPWSEKQGALSAAALATNSLFQTI; encoded by the coding sequence ATGGCGAAAGAAACACCGCGTAATTCTAAATGGATGCGTTCATATAATCGAGCACTCGTCTTGCGATTGATTCGGATGCATCAACCGATTTCGCGGGTCGAGTTAGCACAACGGACGAACTTGACGAAGCCGACCGTATCAAATATCGTCAGTGAATTGATTGCAGAACAACTCGTGACGGAACGAGAGCTTGGGGTATCGAACGGGGGACGAAAACCCATCATGCTCGAACTCGTCGCAACAGAACAATATGTCATTGGAATTGACGCAACAAGTCATCAGTTCATTGGTGTCGTTGCGGACCTGAGTGGAAACACGATTTATGAGTCTGAAGCCGTGGGACGCTTTGAGACGAATGAAGAATTGATTGAAGCGATTGGTCTCTTATGCGAGACGTTGATTGCACAGACACAAGGGCGCGGAACGATTCACGGAATTGGCATTTCCGTCCACGGGATGGTCAATCCGGAAACGGGTGTCATCTTGTTTGCACCACGTTTCCATCTGCATGACGTTGAGCTGAAGGTACATCTCGAAGCACGTTTTGATTATCCGGTCTTCATCGAAAACGATGTTCGGGCACTCGCATCATTTGAGTTATTGTTCGGAGAGGGTGTCGGAGTCGAACAGTTTTTCTACCTTTATGCGGGAGAAGGTATCGGGGGAGCCTATGTGCTTGATGGACAACTGGTCGATGGACAACATCATATTACGGGGGAAGTTGGACATATGCGGCTAGATCTTGATGGTCCGATTTGTTCGTGTGGAAATCGGGGATGTCTCGAGGCATTAGCCGGAGAGAAATCTTTATTACGAGATTATGCTGTCGTTGATCCTCAAGTCGTGACGCTTGCCGATTTGCGCAAGCGATTGAACGAACGTCATGAACAGGCCGTTCGTGCGTATGAACGAGCTGGGGAATACATCGGAATCGGTGTTTTAAACACGATTCATCTCCTCAATCCGCGGCGAATATTGCTTGGAGGACCGATGTTCGAACTCGCACCAAATATCGTCGACCAAATCAAGGAACGTGTCGAACATACAGCATTAACCGCTGCTTCACGTGAAACCGATGTCAAGATGGTTCCGTGGAGTGAAAAACAAGGAGCACTCAGTGCAGCAGCCCTCGCGACGAACAGTTTATTTCAAACGATTTAA
- a CDS encoding ABC transporter substrate-binding protein, whose product MKFKKTKLVAAASVLTLSAFLAACGGEDEQQTKTKDGKTIVTWWGWAPQPEAGKAVVDAFNESQDKYVVQFKRYSEDYEKQLQVAMLSGKGPDIIGLKEPMIQQYKDRVVPVDSYMDKAAGKGWKDKFVELGIEQTTLDGKQYAVPIGFTGQAYLMYNKTMLDKYGVTPPKNYKETVSAVKKIKDSGDKVIPLMLGAKDAWIDIDVYNVLSHQVAPGYIQKVLSGEAKWTDDEMVKTAQIWQDLFKDKVFQEGALGLATYNDGMNQFFDKKAAMWVIGSWEAHSMTTKEKKEKWKIDDELGFVPLPNLAGGTEQPVIASIDMALGVNKESKQQEGAAEFIAFMSQGKGQEVYMGEFEMAPGIKDVKIDSDAAFTSEGEKESYKMLNDTLAKAVASRGIRDTKLNDILGKELQNIATGQDPKESLQRVQDAADQSAK is encoded by the coding sequence ATGAAATTCAAAAAAACGAAACTCGTTGCTGCAGCATCAGTCCTGACATTATCCGCATTCCTTGCTGCTTGTGGTGGCGAAGATGAACAACAAACGAAAACGAAAGATGGTAAGACAATCGTCACATGGTGGGGCTGGGCGCCGCAACCTGAAGCGGGGAAAGCAGTCGTTGATGCGTTCAACGAATCGCAAGACAAATACGTCGTTCAATTCAAACGCTACAGCGAAGACTATGAGAAACAATTACAAGTCGCGATGTTGTCAGGTAAGGGTCCAGACATCATCGGTCTAAAAGAACCGATGATCCAACAGTACAAGGATCGCGTCGTACCAGTTGATTCGTACATGGATAAAGCAGCCGGAAAAGGCTGGAAAGATAAGTTCGTCGAGCTCGGAATCGAACAGACGACACTTGATGGCAAACAATACGCTGTTCCAATCGGTTTCACAGGTCAAGCGTACTTGATGTATAACAAGACGATGCTCGATAAATACGGCGTGACACCACCGAAGAACTACAAAGAAACAGTTAGCGCAGTCAAGAAGATCAAAGACTCAGGCGACAAAGTCATCCCACTCATGCTCGGAGCAAAAGATGCATGGATCGATATCGACGTCTATAACGTCCTCAGTCACCAAGTAGCACCAGGATACATCCAAAAAGTTCTTTCGGGTGAAGCAAAGTGGACGGATGACGAGATGGTCAAAACAGCGCAAATCTGGCAAGACCTCTTCAAAGATAAAGTCTTCCAAGAAGGTGCTCTTGGTCTTGCGACATACAATGACGGGATGAACCAATTCTTCGATAAAAAAGCAGCGATGTGGGTCATTGGTTCATGGGAAGCGCACTCGATGACAACAAAAGAGAAAAAAGAAAAATGGAAAATCGACGATGAGCTTGGATTCGTTCCACTCCCGAACTTAGCAGGTGGAACAGAGCAGCCAGTCATCGCATCAATCGATATGGCACTTGGTGTCAACAAAGAGTCGAAACAACAAGAGGGTGCAGCTGAGTTCATCGCCTTCATGAGTCAAGGAAAAGGTCAAGAAGTCTACATGGGTGAGTTCGAGATGGCACCTGGGATCAAGGACGTCAAAATCGATTCAGACGCTGCCTTCACATCTGAAGGTGAAAAAGAATCGTACAAGATGTTGAACGACACATTAGCAAAAGCGGTTGCTAGCCGTGGTATCCGGGATACGAAATTGAACGATATTCTCGGTAAGGAACTTCAAAACATCGCAACAGGACAAGATCCGAAAGAATCACTACAACGCGTTCAAGACGCAGCGGATCAATCAGCGAAATAA
- a CDS encoding carbohydrate ABC transporter permease produces MQTERQELPIKPKAEPLQPVATRTPAPKKKKNMKRNLVGWAFVAPIVLFVVSFIYYGIFYNAYNSFFSWDGISFDKAFVGLDNYAEMFQDPDFYLSLKNTFIFTILTVTIQAGIGLVLAYFLHTPGPMRTAMKSVFFFPVVLSPVVLGAAFSQIYDFQFGYINEFLRAIGLGSLEQNWLGDPDIALYSVIAINIFQWTGSSMVMYYMAMLTIEKEIFEAAKIDGAGFFRTLWSIVFPNLKGTTFTLSILGVIGGLKTFDLVWITTAGGPGSSTEFISTYLFRKSMLQQEVGFSSAVAIILLTIALLITYFQLRVQKKMDN; encoded by the coding sequence ATGCAGACAGAGCGACAGGAATTGCCGATTAAACCAAAAGCAGAACCGCTCCAGCCGGTAGCGACACGCACGCCTGCGCCAAAGAAGAAAAAGAACATGAAGCGGAACCTAGTCGGATGGGCGTTCGTTGCTCCGATCGTCTTGTTCGTCGTCAGCTTCATCTATTATGGGATCTTCTATAACGCCTATAACTCGTTCTTCTCGTGGGACGGGATCTCGTTTGACAAAGCGTTCGTCGGACTCGACAACTATGCTGAGATGTTCCAAGATCCGGACTTCTATCTCTCGCTGAAGAATACGTTCATCTTCACGATTTTGACAGTCACGATCCAAGCCGGTATCGGTCTTGTCTTGGCGTACTTCCTGCATACACCAGGACCAATGCGGACGGCAATGAAGTCAGTCTTCTTCTTCCCGGTCGTCTTGAGCCCTGTCGTACTCGGTGCGGCATTCTCACAAATTTATGATTTCCAGTTTGGTTACATCAATGAGTTCCTCCGTGCGATTGGTCTCGGTAGTCTCGAGCAGAACTGGCTCGGTGATCCGGATATCGCGCTTTATTCCGTCATTGCGATCAACATCTTCCAGTGGACGGGTTCTTCGATGGTCATGTACTACATGGCAATGCTGACGATTGAGAAAGAAATCTTCGAAGCAGCAAAAATCGATGGAGCTGGATTCTTCCGGACATTGTGGAGCATCGTCTTCCCGAACTTGAAAGGAACGACATTCACTCTGTCGATTCTCGGAGTTATCGGTGGTCTGAAGACATTCGATTTAGTCTGGATCACGACAGCTGGTGGACCAGGATCGTCGACTGAGTTCATTTCGACATACCTGTTCCGAAAATCGATGTTGCAACAGGAAGTTGGTTTCTCGAGTGCTGTTGCCATCATCCTACTCACGATCGCCTTGCTGATCACGTACTTCCAATTGCGTGTACAAAAGAAAATGGATAACTAA
- a CDS encoding carbohydrate ABC transporter permease, translating to MDVESKKSRWMINLVLALASIVWLFPIFVMFKESLRVNGFDNYIATLQNPNFPTFVFNSFFVAFFMIIISITILAFAAFAFSKLEFAGKRLLFNMVLAGLMLPVASMIVPLFFTLRSFDGLNNHWGLIGAEVAFFLPFGLMLIKGYFDELPNELMEAAYIDGATILEVFFKVMLPLAKPALATALIYAFLNSWNEYLMVLTFMTDPAYQTVTMAPSFFKDALGGDPGKIYASLVLISLPTMIFYIFFQRFFQKGMTAGAVK from the coding sequence ATGGATGTAGAATCTAAAAAAAGCCGCTGGATGATTAACCTCGTATTGGCGCTTGCGTCAATCGTCTGGTTATTCCCGATTTTCGTCATGTTCAAAGAGAGTCTCCGAGTCAATGGATTCGACAACTATATCGCCACATTGCAAAACCCGAACTTCCCGACATTCGTCTTCAACAGTTTCTTCGTCGCCTTCTTCATGATCATCATCTCGATCACGATTTTGGCGTTCGCAGCGTTTGCCTTCTCGAAGCTTGAGTTTGCTGGAAAACGTCTCTTGTTCAACATGGTCCTTGCTGGACTCATGTTACCTGTTGCATCGATGATCGTTCCTTTATTCTTCACGCTTCGTTCGTTTGACGGACTGAACAACCACTGGGGACTGATTGGAGCGGAAGTCGCGTTCTTTTTACCATTCGGTCTGATGCTTATCAAAGGATACTTTGATGAATTACCGAACGAACTGATGGAAGCAGCATATATCGATGGAGCGACGATTCTTGAAGTCTTCTTCAAAGTCATGCTACCACTCGCAAAACCAGCACTTGCAACAGCTTTAATCTATGCGTTCCTCAACTCATGGAACGAGTACTTGATGGTTCTTACGTTCATGACGGATCCTGCCTATCAGACAGTCACGATGGCACCAAGTTTCTTCAAGGATGCGCTCGGTGGGGACCCAGGGAAAATCTACGCTTCACTTGTTTTGATCAGTTTACCAACGATGATCTTCTATATCTTCTTCCAACGTTTCTTCCAAAAAGGAATGACGGCGGGTGCAGTAAAATAA
- a CDS encoding beta-galactosidase — MYLGVDYYPEQTPRALWEEDFRLMKELGVNVVRLAEFAWSMMEPEEGVYDFSFWDDVIERLSAEGFDIVLGTPTATPPAWLCTKYPEILPVDENGVTISFGARRHYTVHSETYQRLSVKITEEMAKRYGQHPRVIGWQTDNEYGHEKSDRSYGDVDRAAFQRWLENRYGTLDALNEAWGTVFWSQTYTAWEQIPVPRKVYQEHNPSLLVDFDRFCADGYTYYNKLQVDVLRRYIPEDVFITHNLVYSDMAVNQQQMAQDLDYVAFDNYPVWGGLPEPNRFEKMASDHDLCRSSKQGKGFWVMEQLSGAQGWSKIGYLPRPGHIRLWTYQAVARGAEAIVYFRFRAAHFGTEEFCHGIIDHDGKPKRKFEEVKQIMTELNTYGDEINASRYEAKVGVYFDQENVWAWTHQPHSDAFDFRTEFVRFYGGAVRQQVATDIVFPGDDLSHYKLIIVPLYFLTNPTFDDALIAYMEQGGHVIFTYRTGVKDARNHVVPTTLPGKFAPYAGIEIDEYESLQSVQQHKVAGIGEMAGQSSTARLWCDLITPTTAETLAVYEDTFYEGVAAVTRNAYKGTITYIGSSIDDAMIDTIYRQAFTEAGIEMIDAPDQVEIVRRHGENRDFLFLMNHDTKEARDVTLDGTYKALTKDETYRGTVQLAPLETLILTT, encoded by the coding sequence ATGTATTTAGGAGTCGACTATTATCCAGAACAAACACCACGAGCACTATGGGAGGAAGACTTCCGATTGATGAAAGAGCTCGGTGTGAATGTCGTTCGTCTCGCCGAATTCGCTTGGTCGATGATGGAGCCTGAAGAAGGTGTCTATGATTTTAGCTTTTGGGATGATGTCATCGAACGCTTGAGTGCCGAAGGATTCGATATCGTACTTGGCACGCCAACCGCAACACCACCGGCTTGGTTATGTACGAAGTATCCGGAGATTCTACCGGTCGATGAGAACGGTGTGACGATCAGCTTCGGCGCCCGTCGCCATTATACGGTCCACAGTGAAACGTATCAGCGTCTATCCGTCAAAATCACGGAAGAGATGGCGAAACGGTACGGTCAACATCCTCGTGTCATTGGGTGGCAAACGGATAATGAATATGGGCATGAGAAATCGGACCGGTCTTATGGTGATGTCGATCGCGCTGCTTTTCAGCGCTGGTTAGAGAACCGCTACGGGACGCTCGATGCCTTGAACGAAGCGTGGGGAACGGTCTTCTGGAGTCAGACATACACGGCGTGGGAACAGATCCCAGTGCCGCGTAAAGTCTACCAGGAACATAATCCATCCTTGCTCGTCGACTTCGATCGCTTTTGTGCTGACGGTTATACGTACTACAACAAATTACAAGTTGATGTCTTACGTCGCTATATTCCAGAGGACGTCTTCATCACGCATAACTTGGTCTACAGTGACATGGCTGTCAATCAACAGCAAATGGCGCAAGATCTGGATTATGTCGCATTCGATAACTACCCTGTCTGGGGTGGACTACCGGAGCCGAACCGGTTCGAGAAGATGGCAAGCGATCACGATCTTTGCCGCTCTTCGAAGCAAGGAAAAGGTTTCTGGGTAATGGAGCAATTGAGTGGCGCACAAGGCTGGAGTAAAATCGGTTACTTGCCACGACCAGGGCATATTCGACTTTGGACGTATCAAGCAGTCGCTCGGGGAGCAGAAGCAATCGTCTACTTCCGGTTCCGCGCTGCTCATTTCGGAACAGAGGAATTCTGTCACGGGATCATCGATCATGATGGAAAACCGAAGCGGAAATTCGAAGAAGTCAAACAGATTATGACGGAACTGAATACGTATGGCGATGAAATCAACGCCAGTCGTTATGAAGCGAAGGTCGGTGTCTATTTCGATCAAGAAAACGTGTGGGCTTGGACGCATCAGCCGCATAGTGATGCGTTTGATTTCCGAACGGAGTTCGTTCGTTTCTATGGTGGTGCGGTTCGTCAACAAGTCGCAACGGACATCGTCTTCCCTGGTGACGACTTATCGCATTATAAACTAATCATCGTCCCACTCTATTTCTTGACGAACCCAACGTTCGATGACGCCTTGATTGCGTACATGGAACAAGGTGGTCACGTCATCTTCACGTACCGGACAGGTGTCAAGGATGCACGGAACCATGTCGTGCCGACGACGTTACCGGGTAAATTCGCACCGTATGCGGGAATCGAGATCGACGAATACGAGTCACTTCAATCCGTTCAGCAACATAAGGTGGCAGGCATCGGCGAGATGGCAGGACAATCGTCAACAGCCCGCCTCTGGTGTGACTTGATCACACCAACGACAGCAGAGACGCTCGCTGTCTATGAAGATACGTTCTACGAGGGTGTAGCGGCTGTGACGCGCAATGCGTATAAAGGAACAATTACCTACATCGGCTCATCGATTGATGATGCGATGATTGATACGATTTACCGTCAAGCGTTCACGGAGGCTGGCATCGAGATGATTGATGCTCCGGATCAAGTTGAAATCGTGCGTCGTCACGGTGAAAACCGCGATTTCCTCTTCTTGATGAACCATGACACGAAAGAAGCACGTGACGTCACTTTAGACGGAACATACAAAGCGTTAACAAAGGACGAGACATATCGTGGAACGGTCCAGCTCGCACCACTCGAGACACTGATTCTGACGACGTAA
- a CDS encoding alpha-galactosidase: MAIFEVAGRRFVIEGKRVAHVVTIGTNGKLIHTYFGAKLPYRDDYEALPSPVVAHSSFESPDGVATYDFVPFGEMLYTEPTLKSEREDGQRIHQFQFERAEQTETELTLWLFDPLQDLRVGVRYEVFADYDIIGRSIVVENAGRLPVRLTAAQSFAMGRWHQPNLKLHHFAGMWTGEFKKQITPVTPGRQTIESRRGVTSHQANPWFALEQDATEDSGEVVYGHFAYSGNWAIHVEQDAFGFVQLSGGMNPFDFSWKLSYQQQLTTPTFYIGYADGFADMSAHAHAFQRDVIMPRSTDRPVLYNSWEATYFDVTESGQRELVDLAAGIGCELFVVDDGWFGERHSDQAGLGDWHVNRDKFPNGLEPLISYVKQQGLQFGLWVEPEMVNPDSDLYRAHPDWIYHARDAVRTTSRNQYVLNLGLPEVEQFILEMMDDLLTRHAIDYIKWDMNRAFSEPGVPKDQTDRQQELWKRHVDALYRIFDELRRLHPTVDFEACAGGGGRIDLGILSRTEQVWTSDNTDPIDRLQIQHDFSYAYNAKMMSCWVTDGPNWLNGRNVPLATRFVSSMQGTLGIGGNLSEWSTDELAEAKGWIETYQVIRPTVQRGIQYRLSTFTQQTPSVMQYTSEEETVLLAIAPLRQYGAHQYHFTLKGLDPAMRYQVEDRTLSGAYLMQQGLTFSYTTDYEARCLRIQPVHRALSLLEPKETIV; encoded by the coding sequence ATGGCAATCTTTGAAGTAGCAGGACGTCGTTTCGTCATCGAAGGGAAACGGGTCGCTCACGTCGTCACGATCGGTACGAACGGCAAGTTGATCCACACGTATTTCGGTGCCAAGCTACCATATCGAGATGATTATGAAGCGTTACCGAGTCCGGTCGTCGCGCACAGTTCGTTTGAATCACCAGACGGCGTCGCGACGTACGATTTCGTACCGTTCGGTGAGATGTTGTATACGGAGCCGACATTGAAGTCGGAACGAGAGGATGGGCAACGGATTCATCAGTTCCAGTTTGAACGCGCTGAACAGACGGAAACTGAATTGACGCTCTGGCTCTTTGATCCATTACAGGACTTGCGCGTCGGTGTTCGATATGAAGTATTCGCCGATTACGATATCATTGGTCGTTCGATTGTCGTTGAAAACGCGGGACGATTACCTGTTCGTTTGACAGCAGCCCAGTCGTTTGCGATGGGACGATGGCATCAACCGAATTTAAAGCTGCATCATTTCGCAGGTATGTGGACAGGTGAGTTTAAGAAACAAATTACACCGGTGACACCAGGACGCCAAACAATCGAAAGCCGACGTGGGGTGACGAGTCACCAAGCGAATCCCTGGTTCGCACTCGAACAAGATGCAACAGAGGATAGCGGCGAAGTCGTTTACGGACATTTTGCTTACTCCGGTAACTGGGCGATTCACGTCGAACAGGATGCGTTCGGTTTCGTTCAACTGTCAGGTGGTATGAATCCGTTTGACTTCAGTTGGAAACTATCGTATCAACAACAGTTGACGACGCCAACGTTCTACATTGGCTATGCGGATGGGTTTGCGGATATGAGCGCTCATGCGCATGCGTTCCAGCGTGACGTCATCATGCCGCGTTCGACCGATCGTCCTGTGCTCTATAACTCATGGGAAGCGACGTATTTCGATGTGACGGAATCTGGTCAACGTGAACTTGTCGATCTTGCGGCAGGAATTGGTTGTGAACTGTTCGTCGTCGATGACGGCTGGTTTGGTGAACGGCATTCCGATCAAGCGGGACTTGGCGACTGGCACGTCAATCGGGATAAGTTTCCGAACGGTCTAGAGCCTTTGATCTCGTATGTAAAACAACAAGGCTTACAATTCGGACTATGGGTCGAACCAGAGATGGTCAACCCGGATTCTGATTTATATCGGGCGCATCCAGACTGGATTTACCATGCACGCGATGCAGTCCGGACGACGTCAAGGAATCAATATGTCTTAAATCTTGGATTACCAGAAGTCGAGCAGTTCATTCTCGAGATGATGGACGATTTACTGACGCGTCACGCGATCGATTACATCAAATGGGACATGAACCGTGCTTTCTCTGAACCGGGTGTGCCAAAAGACCAGACGGATCGCCAACAAGAATTATGGAAACGCCACGTCGATGCGTTATACCGGATCTTTGATGAATTACGTCGCTTGCACCCGACCGTCGACTTTGAAGCATGTGCCGGTGGTGGTGGACGGATCGATCTCGGGATCCTCTCACGGACGGAACAAGTCTGGACGAGTGATAATACCGATCCAATCGATCGCTTGCAAATCCAGCATGACTTCTCTTACGCCTACAATGCGAAGATGATGAGCTGCTGGGTGACGGACGGACCGAACTGGTTGAATGGACGCAACGTGCCGCTTGCGACACGCTTCGTCTCCTCGATGCAAGGAACACTCGGCATCGGCGGTAACTTAAGTGAGTGGTCAACGGATGAACTCGCGGAAGCAAAGGGCTGGATCGAGACATATCAAGTGATTCGTCCGACGGTTCAACGCGGTATCCAGTACCGCCTATCTACTTTTACACAACAGACGCCAAGCGTCATGCAATATACATCGGAAGAAGAAACGGTGTTGCTCGCGATCGCGCCACTTCGGCAGTACGGGGCACATCAGTATCACTTCACATTAAAAGGACTCGACCCGGCAATGCGCTACCAAGTCGAGGACCGGACGTTAAGCGGCGCTTACTTGATGCAACAAGGCTTGACGTTCTCATACACGACGGACTATGAAGCCCGCTGCTTGCGGATTCAACCTGTCCATCGTGCGCTCTCACTACTTGAACCAAAGGAGACGATCGTATGA
- a CDS encoding galactokinase, whose amino-acid sequence MTDQTLEAQFEQRFGSPSTHRFFAPGRINLIGEHTDYNGGHVFPCALTFGTHAIARKRDDQRFRFYSLNFEQDGIIEVELDELAYDATHGWANYAKGMISVLQEAGYRIDTGCDILIQGDIPNGAGLSSSASLELVIGVLLDRLYALEIPRLDLVRFGQQVENRYIGVNSGIMDQFAIGMGKAGAGLLLDCETLDYTYAPLDLTGYTIIIMNTNKRRELADSKYNERRAECEAALAYLNGVTPREALGQWTTAEFAKVAWEDETLMRRARHAISENERTLQALAALEAGELTSFGQLMNASHVSLREDYEVTGLELDTLVEAAWEQSGVLGARMTGAGFGGCAIAIVEDEAVDAFKQAVGEHYEARIGYPATFYTATVGDGAREIEREVI is encoded by the coding sequence ATGACAGACCAGACGTTAGAAGCACAATTTGAACAGCGGTTTGGCTCACCGTCGACGCATCGCTTCTTTGCACCAGGACGAATCAATTTAATTGGCGAGCATACGGATTACAATGGCGGTCACGTCTTTCCGTGCGCGTTGACGTTCGGGACACATGCGATTGCTCGAAAGCGTGACGATCAACGATTCCGCTTCTACTCACTGAATTTTGAGCAGGACGGCATCATCGAAGTGGAACTCGACGAACTCGCATATGACGCGACACATGGTTGGGCGAACTATGCGAAGGGGATGATTTCAGTCTTACAAGAAGCGGGTTACCGGATTGATACAGGATGTGACATCCTGATCCAAGGTGACATTCCGAACGGTGCCGGTCTTTCGTCATCAGCTTCGCTTGAACTCGTCATCGGTGTTTTGCTTGATCGATTGTACGCATTAGAAATTCCACGACTTGATCTCGTTCGTTTCGGGCAACAAGTCGAAAATCGCTATATCGGCGTCAACAGTGGCATCATGGATCAATTTGCGATCGGTATGGGAAAAGCGGGTGCCGGTCTACTGCTCGATTGTGAGACGCTCGATTATACGTATGCCCCACTCGATTTGACAGGGTATACGATCATCATCATGAATACGAATAAACGCCGTGAACTGGCGGATTCAAAATACAATGAACGTCGAGCAGAGTGTGAAGCAGCACTCGCCTATCTCAACGGAGTCACGCCACGAGAAGCGCTCGGACAGTGGACGACAGCTGAATTTGCAAAAGTCGCGTGGGAAGACGAAACTTTGATGCGTCGCGCACGACATGCGATTTCAGAAAATGAACGGACACTTCAGGCGCTTGCGGCACTAGAAGCGGGAGAATTGACGTCGTTCGGTCAGTTGATGAACGCATCGCACGTCTCGTTACGGGAAGACTATGAAGTGACGGGGCTTGAACTCGATACACTCGTCGAAGCCGCTTGGGAGCAATCCGGCGTGCTCGGCGCACGGATGACAGGTGCTGGTTTTGGTGGCTGTGCAATTGCAATCGTTGAAGACGAGGCAGTCGACGCGTTCAAACAAGCTGTCGGCGAACACTATGAAGCACGGATCGGATACCCGGCGACGTTCTATACGGCGACGGTCGGTGACGGGGCACGTGAAATCGAACGGGAGGTCATCTAA
- the galE gene encoding UDP-glucose 4-epimerase GalE: MATLVVGGAGYIGSHAVYQLIDAGKDVVVIDHLQSGHREAVHPHARLYEGDIRDRAFLDRVFTEETIEQVVHFAAFSLVGESMAEPLRYFDNNVYGTQVLLEAMIAHDIKQIVFSSTAATYGEQEQMPILETAKTRPTNAYGETKLMMEKMMQWCEQAYGLRYVALRYFNVAGARATGEIGEDHTPETHLIPLVLEVANRQRAEISIYGDDYPTPDGTCIRDYIHVEDLIDAHVRALDYLADGNDSTVFNLGSSQGFSVREIIEAARRVTGHPIPERIVERRAGDPSTLIAGSTKAKEILGWTPQRTDIETIIRDAWNWHAHNPEGYRTSVR; the protein is encoded by the coding sequence ATGGCAACATTAGTCGTAGGTGGAGCCGGTTATATCGGCTCCCATGCCGTCTATCAATTAATTGATGCCGGAAAGGATGTCGTCGTCATCGATCATCTGCAATCCGGTCATCGTGAAGCGGTTCATCCGCATGCACGTCTATATGAAGGGGACATTCGCGATCGTGCTTTTCTCGATCGCGTCTTTACGGAAGAAACGATTGAACAAGTCGTTCATTTCGCAGCCTTCTCACTCGTTGGAGAGTCGATGGCAGAACCATTACGCTACTTTGACAACAACGTCTATGGTACACAAGTGTTGCTCGAAGCGATGATTGCCCATGACATCAAACAGATCGTCTTCTCTTCGACGGCAGCAACGTACGGTGAACAGGAACAGATGCCGATTCTTGAAACAGCGAAAACACGTCCAACGAATGCGTACGGCGAGACGAAGTTGATGATGGAGAAGATGATGCAATGGTGTGAACAAGCGTATGGCTTACGTTACGTCGCGTTACGTTACTTCAATGTCGCTGGTGCACGCGCAACTGGTGAAATTGGAGAAGACCACACACCGGAAACCCATTTGATTCCACTCGTCCTTGAAGTCGCTAACCGACAACGGGCAGAAATTTCGATCTACGGTGATGATTATCCAACACCAGATGGTACCTGCATCCGCGACTACATCCATGTCGAGGACTTGATTGATGCCCACGTACGGGCACTCGATTACTTGGCGGATGGAAACGATAGCACAGTCTTTAATCTTGGTTCGAGCCAAGGGTTCTCTGTTCGGGAAATCATCGAAGCTGCACGTCGCGTGACGGGACATCCGATTCCGGAACGCATCGTCGAACGTCGTGCAGGAGATCCGAGTACCTTGATTGCCGGATCTACAAAAGCAAAAGAAATCCTCGGCTGGACACCACAACGGACAGATATCGAAACGATCATCCGTGATGCTTGGAACTGGCATGCACACAACCCAGAAGGATACCGGACGAGCGTTCGTTAA